The following is a genomic window from Aminiphilus circumscriptus DSM 16581.
CGCGCACCTCGTGGACGGAACGGGTTGTGAGCCTTCCTACGAGGGATGGAAACTTGAGTATCCGCTCTGCGTCTGTCCTTGCAGCATCGGTTGTGAGCCTTCCTACGAGGGATGGAAACGGGGCTCATCGAGGCCGAGCTGGAGGGCCTCGAACCGTTGTGAGCCTTCCTACGAGGGATGGAAACTGAGGCAGGAAAGAACCGCATCCACAAGGGATTCAGGTTGTGAGCCTTCCTACGAGGGATGGAAACCACGACAAAACAATGCTTCAAAAACAGGTAAACCAAGGTTGTGAGCCTTCCTACGAGGGATGGAAACAGCTCCGCCAGTGACGGAGGCTCCCAGGGGACCTCCGTTGTGAGCCTTCCTACGAGGGATGGAAACAGCGTGTCGTCCGTCTCTATTCCGGACAAAAGCGGAAGTTGTGAGCCTTCCTACGAGGGATGGAAACTAACTTATACCTGCTCGATAGATTTATCCTCTTCCTGGTTGTGAGCCTTCCTACGAGGGATGGAAACCGCAATCGCTGAGAGAGGCGGTGGCCGAATCATGACAGTTGTGAGCCTTCCTACGAGGGATGGAAACCGCCGAGGACAAACGGCGCAGAGCCAAGGATCTCTGCGTTGTGAGCCTTCCTACGAGGGATGGAAACACTAGTGTCTCTAACAGCACCATTGCCGCTGACCACGTTGTGAGCCTTCCTACGAGGGATGGAAACGCCACAGAGTACGGGACATCGAGAAGCGGCTCGTCTTCGTTGTGAGCCTTCCTACGAGGGATGGAAACCCTGCTCAAGGGATGGGGGCTTCCCCGTGCCGCAAGTTGTGAGCCTTCCTACGAGGGATGGAAACACTGCCTCACACATATCTCCATCTGCTCCACCATGAGTTGTGAGCCTTCCTACGAGGGATGGAAACTCAATATCCAAAACGATCTCCAAGAAGGGGGTAATTGTTGTGAGCCTTCCTACGAGGGATGGAAACGACGAGCGGCGGAATCTAAGCCGCTGCAACAGGGAGTTGTGAGCCTTCCTACGAGGGATGGAAACAGTATCTGACGGTACGTCATACCTACACTCTCCTTTGTTGTGAGCCTTCCTACGAGGGATGGAAACATAAGATGGCACTTGACAAGGCGCTAAAATCTGCTGGGTTGTGAGCCTTCCTACGAGGGATGGAAACACTTGAAAACGAGGTGTTTCCCGCACTTCCGCTCGAGTTGTGAGCCTTCCTACGAGGGATGGAAACCTCGTCGTCGTTCTCAAGTGCTTCAATCACGAGCCGTTGTGAGCCTTCCTACGAGGGATGGAAACTCAAACATCCTGTGCCGTTCACTCATCGAGATCACCGTTGTGAGCCTTCCTACGAGGGATGGAAACCAACGTCGTCGTGGAGAGAATGAAGCCCGGTAGGGGTTGTGAGCCTTCCTACGAGGGATGGAAACCTCGGTCCCGTCTTTTTTGAGCAACTGTTTCGATGTGTTGTGAGCCTTCCTACGAGGGATGGAAACCCAGTGATGCGCCGGAGCACACCGGGACCGAAGCCACGGGTTGTGAGCCTTCCTACGAGGGATGGAAACCAAAAACAAACGCCGCGTCGGACCGCCATCCAGCGGTTGTGAGCCTTCCTACGAGGGATGGAAACTAATAATCTGGCGAATAGATTTTATCTCCGACGAAGTTGTGAGCCTTCCTACGAGGGATGGAAACAGTCTTTAAGGCTTTGTCTTTTAAGCTCTTGTCTTTGTTGTGAGCCTTCCTACGAGGGATGGAAACTTTCTATGTCCGGTTCCATGTTTTTCGTCTCGACAGGTTGTGAGCCTTCCTACGAGGGATGGAAACCACGCATACACTGCGCAACATAAGGAACCTTATAGGGTTGTGAGCCTTCCTACGAGGGATGGAAACAATTACCACGGCTGCACAGGAATTTTTTGCCCCTCTGTTGTGAGCCTTCCTACGAGGGATGGAAACATGTCGTCACGCTGCATCAGTGTATCAGCGATGTGGTTGTGAGCCTTCCTACGAGTGATGGAAACTCAAGTGTAAAATGCTAGCATCTTGAGGTGTGTCCGTTGTGAGCCTTCCTACGAGGGATGGAAACTTGTAATACCGCACATCCTTGATTGAACCGGCCCAGGTTGTGAGCCTTCCTACGAGGGATGGAAACACGATACCCGCACGGATGCTGTCGACATCCTTCGACGTTTTGAGCCTTCCTCCGCTGATAGGGTACACTTTGGTGTCCGTTTTTTTCTACCCCTCGTTATACTCCAAGCTTCTCTCGGAGGGCTTCCTGAAGGGTGCTGGAGAAGTTGATCTTGTGTTCCACGGCCATCTCGTTGAGCCATGCCGGGAGGGTAACGTTCTTGCTGACGGATTTTTTCGCTTCCTCTTTGCGGAGAACGTCCATGCGCACGTCGATCAGGACGGCGACTTCGTCTTTTTCCGGTCGCAGTTTGTTGATCGGGGTGGGGGCGGGGATGGGATCGTTATCTTCTTCCATGCAGAGTAAATGTCCTCCCAAAGCATCCTTGGCGCTGGCGATGGCGTCGACGTAGTCCTTCCCGAAGGTATTGCAGCCCGGAAGATCGGGAAAGCGGACGCAGACATGCGTTCCATCTTCGGAGAGCAGTGCGGGGTATATGCGGACATCCTTTTTCATCCCAGTTCGTCTCCTTTCCAAAAGTGGGGCTATTTCAGCCCCGCCTGTTGCATGATGTTTCCAAAGGTTTTCGGCGGAACGCTTTTTTGGGGTGTTTGACCGTGACCTTTCCGGGTTTTGTCGGATGCTTGAAATGATGGTGGCTCCCGACCGTTTTTATCCAGTACTAGCCATCCTTTTCGAGAATCCTGATTATCTCGCTGGATTTCATTGCCTCTCCCTGATGCTCATAGCATGACGCGCATTATTATGCGCGTCAAGTTTTTGGTCACCCCCTGCGCGGGGGCGTGGATTGAAACGAAGTTCCCTCCCGACAGTGAAAAGTGTTGTCCCGCGCCCCAGATCGTGTCATCCCCCTTGACATGTTCCGGTAAATTCGTATACCGTCCGGTTTTAGCTCTCTTATCGACTGCTATCGGCTGCTATCGACTGCGAGGTGTTGTGCTGACATGGTCCGGCTTATGAAGAGTCTGTTTCTCGGCCTCTTTCTCATCGTCGCCGCAAGCGCGGTGCTGCTGGTTTCCGACTACCGGGGGCGGGTGCAGAACATGTCCGGAACGCCTGGTGGCTCGGCTTCCAATGGCCTGGCTGCCGATGGCCCGGCGGCGGCGTTGCACGGCAAGGTTCGGGCGGGCAGTCCGGTTCGCGTGGCGGTGCTCAAATGGACGGCTTCGGTGACCACCGACGAGACGTACGAGGGGCTGGTGGCGGGGCTGGCGGAGCGCGGCTTCGAGCATGGCAAAAACGTGACGCTGGAAAAGTTTTCCGCCGAGGGAGACATGCCCACCGCCGTGAGCATGGCCCAGAACGCCTGCGGAGGCGACTACGACCTGATGCTCACCATCAGCACGCCCATGCTGCAGGTGGGGGCTACGGCCAACAAGGAGGGGAAGGTGGTGCACGTTTTCGGGGCGGTCACCGATCCCTATGCCGCCGGAGTGGGCATCAGCCGTGAAAATCACCGGGAGCATCCCGCATGGCTCACGGGGGTGGGGACCTTCCAGCCGGTGCGCGAGGCGCTGGAGCTGACGAAGAGGCTCTACCCTGACCTGACGCGCATCGGGACGGTGATGAACCCCTCGGAGGCATGCTCCCAGGCGTGTTACGAGCTGGCGAAAAAGACCTGTGCCGAACTGGGAGTGGAGCTGGTCGCCGTGACGGTCGACAATTCGTCGGCGGTGTATGAGGCGGCGTCGGCGCTGGCGTCGCAGGGCGTACAGGCCTTCGCCATCGGGGGCGACAATTCGGTGGAGTCGGCCTTCGACTCGGTGGTGCGGGCGGCGGATGCGGCGGGCATTCCCGTGGTGGGCTACGCCTCCATGTACGCCGAGAAGGGGGCGCTTTTTGGTCTCGGAGCGAACTACGTGGAAGTGGGGCGCATGCAGGCGCAGGTGGCGGCGGATATCCTCGGAGGCGCTTCTCCCGCGGACATTCCCGTGGAAAACGTGATGCCGCTCAAGCTGTCGCTGAACAAAAACGTGCTGAAGAAGCTGCGCGATCCCTGGCGCATTCCTCCCGAGGTGGAGGCGCAGGCGGCGATCATCGTGGACGAGTCGGGGACGCGGCATCTGTCGCAGGAGGTTCCCGCGCCCTTGGGGGTGCCGAAGGCGGGAGCGGGCGCCGCTCCTGGGGCTCGCCGATGGAACCTGCATTATCTGAATTACGTGGACTCCGCGCCGCAGGAGGAGACGCTCCGCGGCTTTCTGAAGGCGCTTCGGGACGAGGGTTGGACCGAGGGGAAGGAATACACGCTGACGGTGTCAAATGCTCAGGGGGACATGCCGACGCTTGCCGCCATGGTGGACAACGTGCTGACCCAGAACGCGGACATGCTGGTGCTCACCTCCACCCCAACCCTGCAGACGGCGGTGAAGAAGGTACGTGACATTCCCGTGATCTTCGGTGTGGTGGCGAATCCCGTGCTGGCAGGGGCGGGCACGAGCGACACCGACCATCTGCCCAACGTGACGGGCATCTCCTCGGCGTCGGCCTACGACGAGGGCGCGGCGGCGCTGCTCGCGTGCCTGCCGGGGGCGAAGCGCGTGGGAACCCTGGTGAACCCGTCGGAATCGAACTGCGTCTACAACTTCGAACAACTGAAGGCGGTCTTCGCTGCAAAGGGGGTCGAACTCGTCTCCGTTCCCGTCTCGACGCCCACGGAGATTCCCGACGGCGTCCGGGCTCTCCTTTCGATGAACGTCGATGCGGTGCTGCAGGTGGCGGGGAATCTGTTCTTCTCCTCCTTCGCTCCCATCTCGAAGGCATGTCTGGAGGCGAAGACGCCCCTCTTCGGGTTTGACACCGCCACTGCGGTCAAGGGCGGGGCGGCGGTGGCCGTGGCGCGCGACTACGTTGCCGGGGGTGAGGACATGGGGCGCGTGGCCCTGCGCGTGCTGCGGGGCGAAAAACCCGCCGCGATTCCCTTTTCCCCCATCAGCAGGACCATCGTCACCATCAACGAGAAAAACGCGGCACGCTACGGGCTCGACATTCCCGCCTCGCTTCGGCAGCGGGCGAACATCGTTTCGGGCGAGTAGCGAAAGGAGAAGGGACCATGCAGATCGAACGGCGGGAAGAACAGAACGGGCTGGCGCTGCTGCTTCGGGGGCGGCTGGATGCGGGACGTTGCCGCATTCTGGAGGACGAGCTGGAAGACGCCATCAGGCAGGGTTTTCATCGCATTGTGCTCGACATGGACGAGGTGCTCTTTCTCAGTTCCGCGGGCATTCGCAGCCTGTTGCGCTACAAGAGGACGCTGACGGCGCTCGGGGGTGATCTGGCGATCCGGCGGCCCTCGGAGTTCGTGCGGGAGATTCTGAACATGGTGGGGATGACCGCGTTCTTCGTCGAGGGAGATGCGACGGCGCCCGCTCATGCGGCGGAGAAAATCGCCCGGTTCGATCTGGGGGCCGGGTCGTTCCGGGCGGAACTGTTGGGAGCGGGGGAGGCGCGCTCCTTCGGGTCCGGCAGTTGGGGATTCGGCATCGGTTCCTTTGAAAAGGAACGGCGCGACAGCGGAGAAGTGTTGGCGGCGGAGGGATTCGCCCTGATGCTCCCGCCGGGGGACGGGCAGACGCCGGATTTCATGGCCGCCTCGGGTGATTTCGTCCCCTCGGTGCACTTTGCGTCGGGGGTGGTGCTGGAGGGCGCGCCCTCGTGCTGTCTGCGCTTTTCCGAGAGTCTGCCGGGAATGCCCCTGTCGGAGCTGGTGACTCTTGCCCTCGATGCCGTGGGAGCGCCGGCGGCGGCCCTGGCGCTGGTGGCCGAAACGTCGGGGCTCGTCGGGGCAAGTCTGAGCGTGCCCGGCCCGGAGGCCCTGCCGGATGAGGGATTTTTCGCCTTTCCCGCGGTGCGCGAGCATCTGGACTACCGTCCCGAAAAGCGTTTCGACCGTCATCTGGCGGTGGTGGTGGGTCTGGCGGTCCGGGGCGACGCGGGAGCCCTCGCCCCTCAGGTGCGGCCCCTCGCCGGAGGAGAGGCGCTTTCGGGGCACTTTCACGCGGCGGTCTTTCCCTTCAAGGCCATTCCGCAGGGCCGGGTGGAGTTGCCGTCGGTGCTCGCCAAACTGTTCGATGCCGTGGATCCCGTGGGGCTGCTGCATCTGCTGCACGACCGGCGCCCCATCTCCGGCGCCGGAGAGAGCGCCTTCCTGAGCGGGGCACTGTGGGCGGGCGCCCTGGCGGGGCTGGAAGGAGGCCGGGCGTGAGTCTTCTTATCGGGGCTCTCACCATGGGTTTTCTCCTTTCGCTGATGGCCCTGGGGGTCTACCTCACTTTCCGCATTTTCGGTTTCGCCGACCTCGCCACCGACAGCATTCTCACCCTGGGAGCCGCCGTGGCGGCGGTGCTGATGGCGGGCGGCGTTCCGCCGGCGCTCGCCACGCTGGCCGCCGTGGGGGCGGGCATGCTGGCCAGCGGCGTCACCGGTGTGCTGCACACGCGGTTCCACATCAACAATCTGCTCTCGGGCATTCTGGTGATGACGGGGCTCTACTCGGTGAACCTGCGCATCATGGGGGGGAGCAATGTTCCTCTGTCGCAGACCGTCACACTGGTGGACAGCGTGGGAAATGCGGTGCGGCGCCTGACGGGGTTCGACAGCGTGCGGATCTCCATCTGGCAGGTTTCCGTGGGCGATCTGGCGGTGCTCGGCGGCGCTTTTCTGCTGGCGTGCTTGTTCGGTGTGGCGCTGTGGGCCTTTCTGCGGACCGATTTCGGCATCGCGCTGCGGGCGTCGGGTGATAACAGCCAGTCCGCGCTGGCGCAGGGTGTGAGCGCCTCCAACATGCTGCTCTTCAGCCTGATGCTCGCCGGGGGGCTTTCGGCCCTCACCGGGGCGCTGCTGGCCCAGTATCAGGGCTTCGCCGACGTGCAGATGGGAGTGGGCACGCTGGTGCTGGGGCTCGCCAGCGTCATCATGGGGCAGGCGCTGGTGCGCACGCGCTCCATCGGCATCTCCCTCGCCGGGGCGGTCATGGGGTCGGTCCTCTTCCGCCTCCTGGTCTCCATCGCCCTGCGCTGGGGGCTGAATCCCAACGACCTCAAGCTGATCACGGCGCTCTTCGTGCTCGCCACGCTGGTGTTGCCCGGTCTCCTGGGGCGCCTGCGGAAGGGGACGGTGCGCCATGCTTGATATACAGAACGCGGTCAAGACCTTTCATCCCGGTACCGAGAACGAGGTGCGTGCCCTGCAGGGAGTGGAGCTGCGGGTGGAGGACGGCTCCTTCGTGGTGGTCATCGGCACCAACGGGTCGGGTAAATCGACGCTGCAGAACGCCGTGTCGGGAAGCTTCTTCCTCGACGCGGGGCGCATTCTGCTCGCCGGTCAGGACATCACCCGGTGGCCCGAGCATCGCCGGGCGTCGCTGATCGGGCGCGTCTTCCAGAACCCCTTCAGCGGCACGGCTCCCAACATGACCGTGGGGGAAAACCTCGCTCTCGCCGCCCGGCGTGGTCTGCGGCGCACGCTGCGCCCAAACGCGTTCGCCCTGCCCGGGTCCAGGAATGCCTTGGCCGAGCGGGTGCGCTCTCTGGGGATGGGGCTTGAGAACCGCCTGGAAAACGAGATCGGTTCGCTCTCCGGGGGGCAGCGGCAGGCTCTGACGTTGCTGATGGCCACTCTGCGCCGTCCCGAGCTGCTGCTGCTCGACGAGCACACGGCGGCCCTCGATCCCCGGGCGGCGGACATGGTGATTCGCGTCACCGACGATCTGGTGCGCGAGGGAAGACTCACCACCCTGATGGTGACTCACTCGATGCAGCAGGCGGTGAGTCTGGGCGACCGGTTGATCATGATGCACCGGGGGCGCATTGTGGCCGACATTTCGGGGTCGGAGAAGAAGCGCCTCCGCCCCGGCGACCTGCTGGACCGCTTCGACGCCATCAAGCGCCGCGAGCAGATAGATCCCTCGGTGGCGGAGATGCTGCGGGAGATGTACGTGTAGGGATTCCGGCGCGGCGCGGACGTCGTCTTCGTCGCCGGCTGTTTCTGTGTGGCCGTTTTTACCGACCTGTGACCTCCGTTTTCTTGA
Proteins encoded in this region:
- a CDS encoding type II toxin-antitoxin system HicB family antitoxin; amino-acid sequence: MKKDVRIYPALLSEDGTHVCVRFPDLPGCNTFGKDYVDAIASAKDALGGHLLCMEEDNDPIPAPTPINKLRPEKDEVAVLIDVRMDVLRKEEAKKSVSKNVTLPAWLNEMAVEHKINFSSTLQEALREKLGV
- a CDS encoding type II toxin-antitoxin system HicA family toxin, with the protein product MKTVGSHHHFKHPTKPGKVTVKHPKKAFRRKPLETSCNRRG
- a CDS encoding ABC transporter substrate-binding protein, with the protein product MVRLMKSLFLGLFLIVAASAVLLVSDYRGRVQNMSGTPGGSASNGLAADGPAAALHGKVRAGSPVRVAVLKWTASVTTDETYEGLVAGLAERGFEHGKNVTLEKFSAEGDMPTAVSMAQNACGGDYDLMLTISTPMLQVGATANKEGKVVHVFGAVTDPYAAGVGISRENHREHPAWLTGVGTFQPVREALELTKRLYPDLTRIGTVMNPSEACSQACYELAKKTCAELGVELVAVTVDNSSAVYEAASALASQGVQAFAIGGDNSVESAFDSVVRAADAAGIPVVGYASMYAEKGALFGLGANYVEVGRMQAQVAADILGGASPADIPVENVMPLKLSLNKNVLKKLRDPWRIPPEVEAQAAIIVDESGTRHLSQEVPAPLGVPKAGAGAAPGARRWNLHYLNYVDSAPQEETLRGFLKALRDEGWTEGKEYTLTVSNAQGDMPTLAAMVDNVLTQNADMLVLTSTPTLQTAVKKVRDIPVIFGVVANPVLAGAGTSDTDHLPNVTGISSASAYDEGAAALLACLPGAKRVGTLVNPSESNCVYNFEQLKAVFAAKGVELVSVPVSTPTEIPDGVRALLSMNVDAVLQVAGNLFFSSFAPISKACLEAKTPLFGFDTATAVKGGAAVAVARDYVAGGEDMGRVALRVLRGEKPAAIPFSPISRTIVTINEKNAARYGLDIPASLRQRANIVSGE
- a CDS encoding STAS domain-containing protein; amino-acid sequence: MQIERREEQNGLALLLRGRLDAGRCRILEDELEDAIRQGFHRIVLDMDEVLFLSSAGIRSLLRYKRTLTALGGDLAIRRPSEFVREILNMVGMTAFFVEGDATAPAHAAEKIARFDLGAGSFRAELLGAGEARSFGSGSWGFGIGSFEKERRDSGEVLAAEGFALMLPPGDGQTPDFMAASGDFVPSVHFASGVVLEGAPSCCLRFSESLPGMPLSELVTLALDAVGAPAAALALVAETSGLVGASLSVPGPEALPDEGFFAFPAVREHLDYRPEKRFDRHLAVVVGLAVRGDAGALAPQVRPLAGGEALSGHFHAAVFPFKAIPQGRVELPSVLAKLFDAVDPVGLLHLLHDRRPISGAGESAFLSGALWAGALAGLEGGRA
- a CDS encoding ABC transporter permease; the protein is MSLLIGALTMGFLLSLMALGVYLTFRIFGFADLATDSILTLGAAVAAVLMAGGVPPALATLAAVGAGMLASGVTGVLHTRFHINNLLSGILVMTGLYSVNLRIMGGSNVPLSQTVTLVDSVGNAVRRLTGFDSVRISIWQVSVGDLAVLGGAFLLACLFGVALWAFLRTDFGIALRASGDNSQSALAQGVSASNMLLFSLMLAGGLSALTGALLAQYQGFADVQMGVGTLVLGLASVIMGQALVRTRSIGISLAGAVMGSVLFRLLVSIALRWGLNPNDLKLITALFVLATLVLPGLLGRLRKGTVRHA
- a CDS encoding ABC transporter ATP-binding protein; translation: MLDIQNAVKTFHPGTENEVRALQGVELRVEDGSFVVVIGTNGSGKSTLQNAVSGSFFLDAGRILLAGQDITRWPEHRRASLIGRVFQNPFSGTAPNMTVGENLALAARRGLRRTLRPNAFALPGSRNALAERVRSLGMGLENRLENEIGSLSGGQRQALTLLMATLRRPELLLLDEHTAALDPRAADMVIRVTDDLVREGRLTTLMVTHSMQQAVSLGDRLIMMHRGRIVADISGSEKKRLRPGDLLDRFDAIKRREQIDPSVAEMLREMYV